One segment of Agromyces albus DNA contains the following:
- the prpB gene encoding methylisocitrate lyase — MLYAQTPPAEKRRLFRERLASGEVLRFPGAFNPLSARLIEQKGFEGVYISGAVLSADLGLPDIGLTTLTEVAGRGKQIARMTELPAIIDADTGFGEPMNVARTVQEMEDAGLAGLHIEDQVNPKRCGHLDGKQVVDESTALQRIRAAVDARRDPNFLIMARTDIRAVDGLPAAVDRAKKLVDAGADAIFPEAMASLEEFAAIRAAVDVPLLANMTEFGKSDLFTVQQLADVGMNLVIWPVSLLRLAMGAAGRGLDELEASGSLGGMLGTMQHRADLYELIDYEGYNRFDTSIFNFRVAR; from the coding sequence ATGCTCTACGCCCAGACCCCGCCTGCCGAGAAGCGCCGGCTCTTCCGCGAACGGCTCGCGAGCGGCGAGGTCCTCCGGTTCCCGGGTGCGTTCAACCCGCTCTCCGCGCGGCTCATCGAGCAGAAGGGCTTCGAGGGCGTCTACATCTCGGGCGCCGTGCTCTCGGCCGACCTGGGGCTGCCCGACATCGGCCTCACGACGCTCACCGAGGTCGCGGGCCGGGGCAAGCAGATCGCCCGGATGACCGAACTGCCCGCGATCATCGACGCCGACACCGGGTTCGGCGAGCCGATGAACGTCGCTCGCACCGTGCAGGAGATGGAGGACGCGGGCCTCGCGGGCCTCCACATCGAAGACCAGGTCAACCCGAAGCGGTGCGGTCACCTCGACGGCAAGCAGGTCGTCGACGAGTCCACGGCCCTGCAGCGCATCCGTGCCGCCGTCGACGCCCGCCGCGACCCGAACTTCCTCATCATGGCGCGCACCGACATCCGTGCCGTCGATGGCCTTCCCGCCGCGGTCGACCGCGCGAAGAAGCTCGTCGATGCGGGCGCCGACGCGATCTTCCCCGAGGCGATGGCCTCGCTCGAGGAGTTCGCCGCGATCCGCGCCGCCGTCGACGTGCCGCTGCTCGCGAACATGACCGAGTTCGGCAAGAGCGACCTCTTCACGGTGCAGCAGCTGGCGGATGTCGGCATGAATCTCGTGATCTGGCCCGTGTCGCTGCTGCGGCTCGCGATGGGCGCCGCCGGGCGCGGACTCGACGAGCTCGAGGCATCCGGATCGCTGGGCGGCATGCTCGGCACCATGCAGCACCGCGCCGACCTCTACGAGCTCATCGACTACGAGGGCTACAACCGCTTCGACACCTCGATCTTCAACTTCCGCGTCGCTCGCTGA
- a CDS encoding glutamine amidotransferase: protein MARVLLIGESWFVHSIHQKGFDSFTTSEYTLGGSEFVTALEAHGHEVTHVPAHEVPTRIPTTVELLRSLADVVVISDVGANTFQLPPQTFSASVADVDRTEVLRAFTERGGGLFMVGGYMTFSGIDAKARWGRTPLAEALPVTVLDRDDRVELPSGMVPRVATAHPITHGLDAEWPALLGLNEVKLKETALGLATCAGHPLLAVGQYRAGRAAAFTSDLAPHWAPPAFLTWSGYGMLFDRTIRWLAREELP, encoded by the coding sequence GTGGCCCGTGTCCTGCTCATCGGCGAATCCTGGTTCGTCCACTCCATCCACCAGAAGGGCTTCGACTCGTTCACGACGTCCGAGTACACGCTCGGCGGTTCGGAGTTCGTAACGGCCCTCGAGGCGCACGGGCACGAGGTCACCCACGTGCCGGCACACGAGGTGCCGACGCGCATTCCCACCACGGTCGAACTGCTGCGATCGCTCGCCGACGTCGTCGTGATCTCGGATGTCGGTGCGAACACGTTCCAACTGCCGCCGCAGACCTTTTCCGCGTCGGTCGCCGACGTCGACCGCACGGAGGTGCTGCGCGCCTTCACCGAGCGCGGCGGAGGACTCTTCATGGTCGGCGGCTACATGACGTTCTCGGGCATCGACGCCAAGGCCCGCTGGGGCCGCACGCCGCTCGCAGAGGCACTGCCGGTCACGGTCCTCGACCGCGACGACCGGGTCGAGCTTCCGTCGGGGATGGTCCCCCGCGTCGCCACGGCGCATCCGATCACGCACGGCCTCGACGCGGAGTGGCCCGCCCTGCTCGGGCTCAACGAGGTGAAGCTGAAGGAGACGGCCCTCGGCCTCGCGACGTGCGCGGGGCATCCGCTGCTCGCTGTCGGCCAGTACCGTGCGGGCCGCGCCGCCGCGTTCACCTCAGACCTCGCGCCGCACTGGGCGCCTCCCGCCTTCCTGACCTGGAGCGGCTACGGCATGCTCTTCGACCGCACCATCCGCTGGCTCGCCCGAGAGGAACTGCCGTGA
- a CDS encoding MmgE/PrpD family protein, with protein sequence MKTHHLRTHRSDENLAREGQLAWQLAGVAVDPVELDDGVVDMVVNRVIDNAAVAAASLGRGPVVSARSQALAHPVSIGGDGATVFGADAARRTSPEWAAWANGVAVRELDFHDTFLAAEYSHPGDNIPPIVAVAQHLAASRGLSGRDIVRSIATGYEVQIDLAKAISLHEHKIDHVAHLGPSAAAGIGTLLGLDQETIFQAIGQALHTTTATRQSRKGEISTWKAHAPAFAGKMAVEAVDRAMRGQTSPVPIYEGEDGVIAWLLGGPDATYEVPLPDEGESKRAILDSYTKEHSAEYQAQAWIDLARKLHEEYPLILDDPERIESIVLHTSHHTHFVIGSGANDPQKYDPDASRETLDHSIPYIFAVALQDGAWNHADSYSPERAHRADTVELWKKVTSVEDAEWTRRYHSLDMAEKAFGGRVVIKLADGGEIVDEIAVADAHPLGARPFGREQYVQKFRSLAEWVLEEAEIERFLELAQRLPELGPDELGGLTITAAPGALVGIDIPQGLF encoded by the coding sequence GTGAAGACCCACCATTTGCGCACACACCGGAGTGACGAGAACCTCGCTCGCGAGGGCCAGCTCGCCTGGCAGTTGGCCGGCGTCGCGGTCGATCCAGTCGAGCTCGACGACGGCGTCGTCGACATGGTCGTCAACCGGGTCATCGACAATGCTGCGGTCGCGGCGGCCTCCCTCGGGCGCGGGCCGGTGGTGTCGGCGCGGAGCCAGGCACTCGCCCACCCGGTTTCGATCGGGGGCGACGGCGCCACCGTCTTCGGCGCGGATGCCGCGCGCCGCACGTCTCCCGAGTGGGCGGCATGGGCGAACGGGGTCGCCGTGCGCGAGCTCGACTTCCACGACACGTTCCTCGCCGCCGAATACTCGCACCCCGGCGACAACATCCCGCCGATCGTCGCCGTCGCCCAGCACCTCGCCGCGAGCCGCGGGCTCAGCGGCCGTGACATCGTGCGGAGCATCGCCACCGGCTACGAGGTGCAGATCGACCTCGCGAAGGCGATCTCGCTGCACGAGCACAAGATCGACCACGTCGCGCACCTCGGTCCGTCGGCCGCCGCGGGCATCGGCACGCTCCTCGGCCTCGACCAGGAGACGATCTTCCAGGCGATCGGCCAGGCGCTGCACACCACCACGGCGACGCGCCAGTCCCGCAAGGGCGAGATCTCGACGTGGAAGGCGCACGCTCCAGCGTTCGCCGGAAAGATGGCCGTCGAAGCGGTCGATCGCGCGATGCGCGGGCAGACGAGCCCCGTGCCGATCTACGAGGGTGAAGACGGCGTGATCGCCTGGCTGCTCGGTGGCCCGGATGCCACGTACGAGGTGCCGCTGCCCGACGAGGGCGAGTCGAAGCGCGCCATCCTCGACTCGTACACGAAGGAGCACTCGGCGGAGTACCAGGCGCAAGCGTGGATCGACCTCGCGCGCAAGCTCCACGAGGAGTACCCGCTCATCCTCGACGACCCCGAACGCATCGAGTCGATCGTGCTGCACACCTCGCACCACACGCACTTCGTGATCGGCTCGGGAGCGAACGACCCGCAGAAGTACGACCCCGACGCCTCGCGCGAGACGCTCGACCACTCGATCCCCTACATCTTCGCGGTCGCCCTGCAGGACGGCGCATGGAACCACGCCGACTCCTACTCGCCCGAGCGGGCCCACCGCGCCGACACGGTCGAGCTGTGGAAGAAGGTCACGAGCGTCGAAGACGCCGAGTGGACGCGCCGCTACCACTCGCTCGACATGGCCGAGAAGGCGTTCGGCGGCCGGGTCGTCATCAAGCTCGCCGACGGCGGCGAGATCGTCGACGAGATCGCCGTCGCCGACGCGCACCCGCTGGGTGCCCGTCCGTTCGGTCGCGAGCAGTACGTGCAGAAGTTCCGCTCGCTCGCCGAGTGGGTGCTCGAGGAGGCAGAGATCGAGCGGTTCCTCGAGCTCGCGCAGCGCCTGCCCGAACTCGGCCCCGACGAACTCGGCGGCCTCACGATCACGGCGGCGCCCGGTGCGCTCGTCGGCATCGACATCCCGCAGGGCCTCTTCTAG
- a CDS encoding dihydrofolate reductase family protein: MSHIFLEMTMTLDGFTAAPAVSLEDPLGVGGERVQEWLGGNFVGAFSGGGTEGAPDASPDEIDRSVAARMFESTGAFVIGRRTFDVGEGPWGDDPVFEGRPVFVVTTRDREPLERGGSRYEFVTGGVAEAVARADDVASAASVCIMGGADVARQALALGLVHEVRLHLAPVLLGGGSRLFPDSSPYRIELDPLGVQQGALATHLRYRVRAEVER; the protein is encoded by the coding sequence GTGTCGCACATCTTCCTCGAGATGACGATGACGCTCGACGGCTTCACGGCCGCACCCGCGGTGAGCCTCGAGGATCCGCTCGGCGTGGGCGGCGAGCGCGTGCAGGAGTGGCTCGGTGGCAACTTCGTGGGCGCCTTCAGCGGCGGCGGCACCGAGGGGGCACCGGATGCCTCACCCGACGAGATCGACCGCAGCGTTGCCGCTCGCATGTTCGAATCGACCGGCGCGTTCGTGATCGGACGCCGCACGTTCGACGTCGGCGAGGGACCGTGGGGCGACGACCCGGTGTTCGAGGGTCGCCCGGTCTTCGTCGTGACGACCCGTGACCGCGAGCCGCTCGAGCGGGGCGGATCGCGCTACGAGTTCGTGACCGGCGGGGTCGCCGAGGCGGTGGCTCGGGCCGACGACGTGGCCAGCGCGGCATCCGTCTGCATCATGGGCGGAGCGGATGTCGCACGCCAGGCGCTCGCGCTCGGACTCGTCCACGAGGTGCGCCTCCACCTTGCGCCCGTGCTGCTGGGCGGCGGCTCGAGGCTGTTCCCCGATTCCTCTCCATACCGCATCGAGCTCGATCCGCTCGGGGTCCAGCAGGGTGCGCTCGCCACGCACTTGCGGTATCGGGTGCGTGCCGAGGTCGAACGGTAA
- a CDS encoding bifunctional 2-methylcitrate synthase/citrate synthase encodes MSDQQGAEPVIYKGLAGVPVDYTAVSMVNSDTNSLLYRGYPVQELAASVTFEEVAYLLWYGELPDDEQLAAFEELERSYRGLDHEVKRIIDEIPLTAHPMDVVRTAVSVIGASDPNTPDESREASLDKSIRLFAKLPSIISYDQRRRHDLEFVEPRADLGYSANFLWQAFGEAPELAVVNAFDVSMILYAEHSFNASTFTARVITSTLADLYSAVTGAIGALKGALHGGANEAVMHAFGEIGTADRTEAWLDAALAEKRKIMGFGHRVYKNGDSRVPTMRDAMERMLEHYDRRDLLELYEALENGMAERKNIKPNLDYPTGPTYHVMGFDTETFTPLFVASRITGWTAHIMEQAASNALIRPLSVYNGPDERHVPAKG; translated from the coding sequence ATGAGCGATCAGCAGGGGGCAGAGCCCGTCATCTACAAGGGCCTGGCTGGAGTGCCGGTCGACTACACGGCCGTGTCGATGGTCAACTCCGACACGAACTCGCTGCTCTACCGCGGGTACCCGGTGCAGGAGCTCGCGGCATCCGTCACCTTCGAAGAGGTCGCCTACCTGCTCTGGTACGGCGAGCTTCCCGATGACGAGCAGCTTGCCGCGTTCGAGGAGCTCGAGCGCTCGTACCGCGGCCTCGACCACGAGGTGAAGCGCATCATCGACGAGATCCCGCTCACGGCGCACCCGATGGACGTGGTGCGCACCGCCGTGAGCGTCATCGGCGCGAGCGACCCGAACACGCCCGACGAATCGCGCGAGGCCAGCCTCGACAAGTCGATCCGCCTGTTCGCGAAGCTCCCCTCGATCATCAGCTACGACCAGCGCCGCCGCCACGACCTCGAGTTCGTGGAACCCCGCGCCGACCTCGGCTATTCGGCGAACTTCCTCTGGCAGGCATTCGGCGAAGCTCCCGAGCTCGCGGTCGTCAACGCGTTCGACGTGTCGATGATCCTCTACGCCGAGCACTCCTTCAACGCCTCGACCTTCACGGCACGCGTCATCACGTCGACGCTCGCCGACCTGTACTCCGCGGTCACCGGTGCGATCGGCGCACTCAAGGGGGCGCTGCACGGCGGGGCGAACGAGGCGGTCATGCACGCATTCGGCGAGATCGGCACCGCCGACCGCACCGAGGCGTGGCTCGACGCCGCGCTCGCCGAGAAGCGCAAGATCATGGGCTTCGGGCACCGCGTCTACAAGAACGGCGACTCACGGGTGCCCACCATGCGCGACGCGATGGAGCGGATGCTCGAGCACTACGATCGCCGCGACCTGCTCGAGCTCTACGAGGCGCTCGAGAACGGCATGGCCGAGCGCAAGAACATCAAGCCGAACCTCGACTACCCCACCGGCCCGACCTACCACGTCATGGGCTTCGACACCGAGACGTTCACGCCGCTCTTCGTGGCGAGCCGCATCACGGGGTGGACGGCGCACATCATGGAGCAGGCGGCGTCGAACGCCCTCATCCGGCCGCTCTCCGTCTACAACGGCCCCGACGAACGGCACGTCCCGGCGAAGGGCTGA
- a CDS encoding amidohydrolase, whose protein sequence is MTDAATIDATRIDTVITGATVLSHTTRPASDYPSLPRDDLEARGTAVFLPDHAIGIADGAIAWVVPTSEVDPASLAGATVIDGRGHVAIPGLMNSHTHSPMTMFRGSAEDVPTNEWFNKHIWPMEVNLTDRDVALGAQLAIGEMLLAGVTSFADHYFATDRIAEAVEASGARALLASTFFSSEGEKGIRRSAEFAERWNGTADGRITTAMGPHATYTVDDGDLEQTAEHARRLGVRTHIHASEAPAQTESSLGRRGVTPIQVLHDTGILETGAIIAHGAGIIEDDLQWLVPFADRVAVASCSKVYLKHAQSGGTPVRMLHDAGITVGVGTDGPASHNTLDVLESMRFLSLVQKDVHSDATWLTSQHALDLATRQSADAFGLGDRLGQLRPGYRADIVLMDTMGPHMQPMHDLAAALVLSVKSSDVRTVLVDGRVVVENGRLTTIDVSAAIEELNRRIPELTDTSHGSAIQDYAP, encoded by the coding sequence GTGACCGACGCCGCCACCATCGACGCCACCCGCATCGACACCGTGATCACGGGAGCGACCGTGCTCTCACACACCACCCGCCCTGCATCCGACTACCCCTCGCTGCCGCGAGACGATCTCGAGGCGCGGGGTACCGCCGTCTTCCTGCCCGACCACGCGATCGGCATCGCCGACGGCGCGATCGCCTGGGTCGTGCCGACGAGCGAGGTCGACCCGGCGTCGCTCGCGGGCGCGACCGTGATCGACGGGCGCGGACACGTGGCGATCCCCGGCCTCATGAACTCGCACACACACTCGCCGATGACGATGTTCCGCGGCTCGGCCGAAGACGTGCCGACGAACGAGTGGTTCAACAAACACATCTGGCCGATGGAGGTGAACCTCACCGATCGTGACGTCGCCCTCGGCGCGCAGCTCGCGATCGGCGAGATGCTCCTCGCCGGCGTGACGAGCTTCGCCGACCACTACTTCGCGACCGACCGCATCGCCGAAGCCGTCGAGGCGAGCGGGGCACGCGCCCTCCTCGCCTCGACGTTCTTCTCCTCGGAGGGCGAGAAGGGCATCCGCAGGTCGGCCGAGTTCGCCGAGCGCTGGAACGGAACCGCCGACGGTCGCATCACGACCGCGATGGGCCCGCACGCCACCTACACGGTCGACGACGGCGACCTCGAGCAGACTGCCGAGCACGCCCGCCGCCTCGGCGTGCGCACCCACATCCACGCCTCCGAGGCGCCCGCCCAGACGGAGTCGAGCCTCGGCCGTCGCGGCGTCACACCGATCCAGGTGCTGCACGACACGGGCATCCTCGAGACCGGGGCGATCATCGCCCACGGCGCCGGCATCATCGAAGACGACCTCCAGTGGCTCGTGCCATTCGCCGATCGAGTGGCCGTGGCATCCTGCAGCAAGGTCTACCTGAAGCACGCCCAATCGGGCGGAACCCCGGTGCGGATGCTGCACGACGCCGGCATCACCGTGGGCGTCGGCACCGACGGACCCGCCTCGCACAACACCCTCGACGTGCTCGAAAGCATGCGGTTCCTCTCGCTCGTGCAGAAGGACGTGCACAGCGACGCGACGTGGCTCACCTCGCAACATGCCCTCGACCTCGCCACGCGGCAGAGCGCCGACGCGTTCGGCCTGGGCGACCGGCTCGGACAGCTGCGCCCCGGATACCGCGCCGACATCGTGCTCATGGACACCATGGGCCCCCACATGCAGCCGATGCACGACCTCGCGGCAGCGCTCGTCCTGAGTGTCAAGTCGAGCGATGTGCGCACGGTGCTCGTCGACGGCCGGGTCGTCGTCGAGAACGGGCGGCTCACGACGATCGACGTGAGCGCGGCCATCGAGGAGCTGAACCGGCGCATCCCCGAGCTCACCGACACGTCCCACGGCAGCGCGATCCAGGACTACGCGCCGTGA
- a CDS encoding creatininase family protein, whose product MIEAVNASWTDVAAHLAGGAGGAGGSGLAILPFGALEQHGPHLPLGTDTVTAAEVARRLAERLDAVLLPPVHYGETWNNAGYPGTLSLSPATVTAIAVDLGRALAASGARGFVIVNGDWGNRMPLHAAMRALNADGVIAAISLDYPGMDAAIDELRESAPAAPGLNHAEEIETSIMLAIAPEQVLPERYVAEYPEFPSDFGTLPMQLHPFSQSGVFGDPSTATAAKGEAILAATVKASLRVLEDFNAGVAGAREPS is encoded by the coding sequence GTGATCGAGGCCGTGAACGCGTCGTGGACGGATGTCGCGGCGCACCTCGCCGGCGGCGCTGGCGGTGCCGGTGGCTCCGGCCTCGCGATCCTGCCGTTCGGCGCGCTCGAGCAGCACGGCCCGCACCTGCCGCTCGGCACCGACACGGTCACCGCCGCCGAGGTGGCGCGTCGCCTCGCCGAGCGCCTCGACGCCGTACTCCTGCCGCCGGTGCACTACGGGGAGACCTGGAACAACGCGGGCTACCCGGGCACGCTCTCGCTCTCGCCGGCCACGGTGACGGCGATCGCGGTCGACCTCGGACGTGCGCTCGCGGCATCCGGTGCTCGCGGCTTCGTCATCGTCAACGGCGACTGGGGCAACCGGATGCCGCTGCACGCCGCGATGCGCGCCCTCAACGCCGATGGCGTGATCGCCGCCATTTCCCTCGACTACCCGGGCATGGATGCCGCCATCGACGAGCTGCGCGAGAGCGCGCCCGCCGCGCCCGGCCTCAACCACGCCGAGGAGATCGAGACCTCGATCATGCTCGCGATCGCGCCCGAACAGGTGCTGCCTGAGCGGTATGTCGCGGAGTACCCGGAGTTCCCGAGCGACTTCGGTACGCTCCCAATGCAACTGCACCCGTTCTCGCAGAGTGGCGTGTTCGGCGACCCGAGCACGGCAACCGCCGCCAAGGGCGAAGCAATACTCGCCGCGACCGTCAAGGCGTCGCTCCGGGTGCTCGAGGACTTCAACGCCGGCGTCGCAGGCGCGCGAGAGCCGTCGTAA